The following are encoded together in the Kwoniella newhampshirensis strain CBS 13917 chromosome 7, whole genome shotgun sequence genome:
- a CDS encoding transketolase produces MAPSVVAADTAPGHSSGLKKSGNVTSKVSSEGDEMLVLNTVRCLAADLCQQYKGGHPGTVMGAAAIGVALWRYEMKFNPANPDWFARDRFVLSAGHACLLQYLMLHFSGYEAWTMDVIKQYHAPNLHGSMAAGHPEIEYPGVEVTTGPLGQGIANAVGLAAAGKQLAAQYNKDEFPVVDGKIWCFTGDGCLQEGVGQEAISMAGHWGLDNLIMIYDNNAVTVDGNIDACFTDDTSAKLKAVGWHVIEVEDGSNDLAAILKALDEAKTLKGKPVLVNIRTIIGFGSANQNSGPVHGAALGADDVEHVKKQLGFKPDEHFVIPPKVYDYFAEVKTEGAKLEAEWNDMMSKYKETYPTEAAELQRRMEGKLVDGWAATIPTKDKLPKDPIPTRKASGIMVQTLVPNDASFVAGSADLMESTFVNFKGQTEFQNPKLGNGDYSGRQIRYGIREFAMVAVGNGLAAYQKGMFIPIMSTFFMFWLYAAPAARMSALQKLRFIGIATHDAIGIGEDGPTHQPIALPSFYRALPNMNFIRPADAEEVAGAWLLALEDEDHPSLFALSRQPVPLLPGTDRTKIPLGAYIVQGSEDETPDLTLVASGAEVARAIETAILLPDYKVRVVSMPSQKHFDEQPSSYRRSVLPSNRSLVVAIEAWGAYGWARYAHAGCHMSTFGLSAPQAQLYENFGFSPKNMAEKIVAWAKPLRQKDGWDIPGVGEFEELLHNATEHHAG; encoded by the exons ATGGCACCCTCTGTCGTTGCAGCCGACACCGCACCGGGGCATTCGAGTGGTCTAAAGAAGTCAGGCAATGTCACTTCCAAAGTATCCTCG gagggagatgagatgctCGTGCTTAACACTGTAAGATGTCTTGCAGCAGATCTGTGTCAACAG TACAAGGGAGGTCATCCCGGGACGGTTATGGGAGCGGCGGCGATCGGTGTCGCCCTATGGCGGTACGAGATGAAATTCAACCCAGCCAATCCAGATTGGTTCGCTCGTGATC GATTCGTCCTTTCTGCAGGTCACGCCTGTCTCCTCCAGTATCTCATGCTTCATTTCTCTGGATACGAAGCATGGACGATGGACGTCATCAAGCAATATCACGCCCCGAACCTTCACGGGTCCATGGCTGCTGGACATCCCGAGATCGAATATCCCGGTGTGGAAGTGACGACGGGACCATTGGGACAAGGCATCGCCAACGCGGTAGGGCTCGCTGCTGCGGGGAAACAACTGGCAGCGCAGTATAACAAGGATGAATTCCCGGTGGTGGATGGGAAGATCTGGTGTTTCACGGGAGACGGTTGCTTGCAAGAAGGTGTCGGAcaggaag CGATATCTATGGCGGGTCACTGGGGACTCGACAACTTGATCATGATCTACGACAACAATGCAGTCACTGTCGACGGCAACATCGACGCATGCTTTACAGACGACACCTCCGCCAAGCTGAAAGCCGTCGGATGGCATGTGattgaggtggaagatggcTCAAACGAC CTCGCTGCGATCCTCAAAGCCCTCGATGAAGCAAAGACCCTCAAAGGCAAGCCTGTACTGGTCAACATCCGCACTATCATCGGTTTCGGTTCGGCCAACCAGAACTCGGGACCAGTGCACGGCGCCGCACTCGGTGCAGACGATGTCGAGCATGTCAAGAAGCAACTAGGATTCAAGCCAGACGAACATTTCGTCATCCCTCCAAAGGTGTACGATTACTTCGCCGAGGTGAAAACCGAAGGCGCCAAGCTTGAAGCAGAGTGGAACGACATGATGAGCAAGTACAAGGAGACGTATCCGACTGAGGCGGCTGAGCTGCAACGGCGGATGGAAGGGAAATTGGTGGACGGCTGGGCAGCGACAATCCCGACGAAGGATAAATTGCCGAAGGATCCCATCCCTACGCGAAAAGCGAGCGGTATCATGGTACAGACGCTGGTCCCTAATGATGCGTCGTTCGTGGCAGGGAGTGCCGATCTCATGGAGTCGACCTTTGTCAATTTTAAAGGTCAGACAGAGTTTCAGAAT CCCAAGCTGGGTAACGGTGATTATTCAGGTCGTCAGATCCGATATGGTATTCGGGAGTTTGCTATGGTCGCTGTGGGCAACGGATTGGCCGCGTATCAAAAGGGGATGTTCATCCC GATCATGTCCACGTTCTTCATGTTCTGGCTGTACGCTGCTCCGGCGGCACGTATGTCAGCACTCCAAAAGCTTAGGTTCATAGGTATCGCTACTCACGACGCTATCGGCATcggagaagacg GACCCACACATCAACCGATCGCTTTGCCCAGCTTCTACCGTGCCCTTCCTAACATGAACTTCATCCGACCAGCTGACGCTGAAGAAGTGGCTGGAGCCTGGCTGCTCGCtttggaagacgaggatcaCCCAAGCTTGTTTGCGCTCAGCCGACAACCTGTaccccttcttcctggGACCGATCGCACCAAGATACCACTTGGAGCCTACATCGTCCAAGGATCAGAAGATGAGACGCCAGATCTGACACTTGTCGCTTCGGGTGCAGAAGTCGCCAGGGCCATTGAAACAGCCATACTCCTTCCGGATTACAAAGTGCGAGTGGTATCGATGCCGAGTCAGAAACATTTTGACGAACAGCCTTCGTCCTATCGTCGATCGGTTCTCCCATCAAATCGATCACTCGTAGTCGCCATTGAAGCATGGGGAGCATACGGATGGGCACGATACGCTCATGCGGGGTGTCACATGTCGACATTCGGTCTGTCAGCTCCTCAAGCACAATTGTACGAGAACTTTGGGTTCAGTCCGAAGAACAtggcagagaagatcgtgGCGTGGGCGAAACCTTTGAGACAGAAGGACGGGTGGGATATCCCAGGCGTAGGCGAATTCGAAGAGTTGTTGCACAATGCTACCGAGCATCATGCCGGTTAG